One window of Microtus pennsylvanicus isolate mMicPen1 chromosome X, mMicPen1.hap1, whole genome shotgun sequence genomic DNA carries:
- the Kcne5 gene encoding potassium voltage-gated channel subfamily E regulatory beta subunit 5: MNCSESQRLQTLLNRLLLELHHRGNASGLGVGPGPSMGMGIVPDPFVGREVTSAKGNDAYLYILLIMIFYACLAGGLILAYTRSRKLVEAKDEPPLACVAEQEWVPAASADPENGQGLLAEGGRQLAPGALPVIAQGDERV; this comes from the coding sequence ATGAACTGCAGCGAGAGCCAACGGCTGCAAACCCTCTTGAACCGCCTGCTGCTGGAGCTGCACCATCGGGGCAACGCCAGCGGCCTGGGTGTCGGCCCGGGCCCGAGTATGGGCATGGGGATCGTGCCTGACCCCTTTGTGGGCCGCGAGGTGACCAGCGCCAAGGGCAACGATGCTTATCTCTACATCCTGCTCATCATGATCTTCTATGCCTGCCTAGCCGGAGGCCTCATCCTGGCCTACACCCGCTCCCGCAAGCTCGTCGAGGCCAAGGATGAGCCACCCCTGGCCTGCGTTGCTGAGCAGGAATgggtccccgccgcctccgcagACCCGGAGAATGGTCAGGGCTTGCTGGCTGAGGGCGGCCGCCAGCTCGCACCAGGGGCGCTGCCTGTGATAGCCCAGGGCGATGAGCGGGTCTAG